The following are encoded together in the Chaetodon auriga isolate fChaAug3 chromosome 6, fChaAug3.hap1, whole genome shotgun sequence genome:
- the LOC143322379 gene encoding monocyte chemotactic protein 1B-like — translation MAAPRLALTVFVLMLGVIALTEGLRGTGPRRCCSRFNEKPLSKDRVVGYVRTSQRCTNPAVLLKTVANRLLCARPSDPWVKELISYLDAKSVAGETSNL, via the exons ATGGCTGCTCCTCGTCTCgctctgactgtgtttgtcCTGATGCTGGGGGTCATCGCTCTGACTGAAG GTTTGCGTGGCACTGGACCAAGGAGATGCTGCTCACGTTTCAATGAGAAGCCCCTGAGCAAAGACAGAGTGGTCGGCTACGTCAGGACCAGCCAGCGCTGCACCAACCCTGCCGTCCT ATTGAAGACAGTTGCAAATCGTCTGCTTTGTGCCAGACCTTCAGACCCTTGGGTGAAGGAGCTCATCAGCTACCTGGACGCCAAATCTGTCGCAGGAGAGACATCCAACCTGTAG